Within the Achromobacter spanius genome, the region CGGTCGTCTCCCGCCTGCACGGCTTCGTAGATGGCGACCGACAGTGTCTGCGTGCGGCCCGGCAGGCTGCCGGCGATCATCAGCGTGGCGCCGAATTCGCCCAGCGCGCGGGCAAAAGCCAACAACACGCCCGCCACAATGCCACGGGCGGCCAAGGGCAGCGTCACGCGGAAGAACACACCGGCGTCGCCCACGCCCAGCACGCGCGCCGCGTTTTCCAACTGCGCGTCCACGTTTTCAAACGCGGCGCGCGCCGACTTGAATACCAGCGGAAACGCCACGATGGCGGCGGCGATCACCGCGCCCTGCCAGGTGAAGACCAATTCAATGTCCCACTTCGCCAGCGTTTCACCGATGATGCCGCGCCGGCCCAGCAACACCAGCAGGTAGTAGCCCAGCACGGTAGGCGGCAACACCAGCGGCAACGTCAGGATGGCGTCCAGCAGATCACGGCCCGGCCAGCGCCAGCGCGACAGGCCATAGGCCGCGGCGGTGCCGGCCACGGTGGCCAACAGCGTTGCCCAGCCGGCCACTTTCAGCGACAGCAGCAGCGGCACCCAGACCGAATCCGTCATCGATACCCGCCTATCCAACCGACATCAAGGTTGCTGAAAGCCATAGCGCGCCAGGATGGTCTGGCCCGCGGGCGACAGCACATAGGCCACGAAACGTTCGGCTTCCGCGGCGGCCGCCTGGCGCGCCGTAACGGCAATCGGATAGGTCACGGGCGTTTGCGACGGCACGCGCACCGCCACCTTGACCTTGTCGGGCATGATGGCGGCGTCGGTGGCGAACACGAAACCGGCGTCAACCTCGCCGCGCGATACATAGGCCAGGCTTTGGCGCACGTTCTGCGCCAGCACGCCCTTGGCCTGCACGGCGTTCCACAAGCCCGCCGCTTCCAGCGCGCCCTGCGTGTAGCGGCCCACCGGCACCGAGGCCGGGTTGCCGTAAGCCACGCGTTTGATGTCATCGCGGGTCAGGTCTTTCAGCGATGTGATGTTGGCCTGGCTGTCGGCCGGCACGATCAACACGACCTGGTTCGCCGCGAAGTCCACGCGCGAGGCCCGTTTCACGGCCTGTTCCGCAACCGCCTTGTCCATCGCCTTCTGGTCGGCCGAGGCGTACACATCGGCGGGCGCGCCCTTCAAGATCTGCTGCAGCAAGACGTCCGACGCGCCGAAGTTCAACACGACCTTGGTGTCGGGGTGTTCCTTTTCGTAGGCCTGCGCCACGTCCTTGAAGGCGTTGGTCAGGCTGGACGCGGCGGATACCACCAGGTCGGCCGCGTGGGCGCCAGGCATCCACAGAGCGCAAAGCGCCAGGGCCAGCGTCGGCAGCGCACGTTTGCAAGACATGGTCTTCCTTGAAAATTGCGGTTCGGTAGCGAAATATATAGCGGTATATAACGACCGTCAATTTGGCACCTGGGCAGGGTCCGCGCCCGATAAAGGTTTAGGGAAGAAGCGGCTTCAGCCGCGCTCGACGGTCGTGACGCGCAGCGTCTCCGGCGCCAGCGCCTCCTGCAGGCTGGCCAGCGCCAGCTCGGGCTGGGCCGCGCCGCACATGAAGATGTCCAAGGCCGCGAAGCGGTGTTCGGGCCAGGAATGAATGCTGATATGGGATTCGCTCAGCATGACCACGCCAGTCACCCCCGCGCCCTCGCCGAAGTGATGGAAATGCGCGCTCAGCACATTTGCGCCCGCGGCCCGCGCTGCCGCGACCAATTGCGTTTCAAGCACCTTGGCGTCGCGCAGAAGGTCGGCGG harbors:
- the modB gene encoding molybdate ABC transporter permease subunit; this translates as MTDSVWVPLLLSLKVAGWATLLATVAGTAAAYGLSRWRWPGRDLLDAILTLPLVLPPTVLGYYLLVLLGRRGIIGETLAKWDIELVFTWQGAVIAAAIVAFPLVFKSARAAFENVDAQLENAARVLGVGDAGVFFRVTLPLAARGIVAGVLLAFARALGEFGATLMIAGSLPGRTQTLSVAIYEAVQAGDDRTANLLVLVTSMTCVVVLVVAGKLLPVGAGQRNGGGR
- the modA gene encoding molybdate ABC transporter substrate-binding protein, which translates into the protein MSCKRALPTLALALCALWMPGAHAADLVVSAASSLTNAFKDVAQAYEKEHPDTKVVLNFGASDVLLQQILKGAPADVYASADQKAMDKAVAEQAVKRASRVDFAANQVVLIVPADSQANITSLKDLTRDDIKRVAYGNPASVPVGRYTQGALEAAGLWNAVQAKGVLAQNVRQSLAYVSRGEVDAGFVFATDAAIMPDKVKVAVRVPSQTPVTYPIAVTARQAAAAEAERFVAYVLSPAGQTILARYGFQQP
- the speD gene encoding adenosylmethionine decarboxylase; this translates as MTVHATPGRHVLADFRGVAADLLRDAKVLETQLVAAARAAGANVLSAHFHHFGEGAGVTGVVMLSESHISIHSWPEHRFAALDIFMCGAAQPELALASLQEALAPETLRVTTVERG